One region of Salvelinus namaycush isolate Seneca chromosome 3, SaNama_1.0, whole genome shotgun sequence genomic DNA includes:
- the mks1 gene encoding Meckel syndrome type 1 protein translates to MADGWSTDTGEAVYRSRDAVKNLKIKIRIQRVTSTAALSQHLQQQVLTQQERGGIELDTLNSPTQSAGDGEEELVVGWQEKLFSQYEVVLFQSESVCQTPLERQYHTEIMALERTRGRRNRRIFTYTDFDRFTNWEGDSQSMVTQVKSNPTFLAERMANVRHRRQDRRPVDSTVPKSRLITWEPSEDFMKTSHVVNTPVQTMHIMGDLGPPGKLGQKEKECLLCTIRADGNGVVTIKPDFNKAKEPYRVETEGEKREVWRLTLENVSEGIRPEEKEREQRMYKDLYVRHKDYLNSLVGQDFEMPPPGILRLLVNGEIDSAKGFEYDNLYVHFFLELPHNWSTLPFHSLSGVTQTCRTKTIGKDDVAFFSYPFSFEAFFRREDETEESLPQWPVLYFKVLSLDFWQRYRNEGYGYLVLPSTPGKHTITCHTWRPLQTGTVSELRRFFIGGSPELEDYSYVRVPGTFKGERLSRFGFRTQTTGSVTFNLHCIQHARAFVDASTLKKRRQSVLDQLGGFSQQGSVYNVLEAFQRARRRMQEARESLPRDLINTTAQQNSESTA, encoded by the exons ATGGCAGACGGCTGGAGCACCGACACGGGAGAAGCTGTCTATCGTTCCAGGGACGCTGTCAAAAACCTTAAAATTAA GATCCGTATTCAGAGAGTCACCTCCACAGCAGCCCTCTCCCAACACCTTCAGCAGCAGGTTTTGACTCAACAGGAGAGGGGAGGCATTGAGCTGGACACCCTCAACTCACCGACTCAATCAG CCGGAGATGGTGAGGAGGAGTTAGTGGTAGGCTGGCAGGAGAAGCTGTTCAGTCAG tatgaaGTGGTTttgtttcagagtgagtcagtaTGCCAGACTCCACTGGAGAGACAATACCACACAGAGATCATGGCTCTGGAGCGGACCAGGGGCAGACGGAACCGCAGAATTTTTACCTACACCGATTTTGACCGCTTCACCAATTGGGAAGGG GATTCCCAGAGTATGGTGACGCAGGTCAAGTCCAACCCTACCTTCCTGGCAGAAAGGATGGCCAACGTCAGACATAGACGCCAGGACAGACGCCCAGT TGACAGCACCGTCCCCAAGTCCAGGCTGATTACCTGGGAGCCCTCGGAGGACTTTATGAAGACCAGCCACGTGGTCAACACACCTGTACAGACCATGCACATCATGGGGGACCTGGGACCACCGGGCAA ACTTGGCCAAAAGGAGAAGGAATGCTTGTTGTGCACGATAAGAGCAGATGGAAATGGAGTGGTTACCATCAAACCAGACTTCAACAAAGCCAAGGAGCCCTACAG AGTTGAGacggagggggagaagagggaagtGTGGCGTCTAACCCTAGAGAATGTGTCAGAAggcatcagaccagaggagaagGAACGGGAACAGCGCATGTATAAAGAC CTTTATGTACGTCATAAAGACTACCTCAACAGCTTGGTTGGCCAGGACTTTGAAATG CCACCCCCTGGAATTCTGCGTCTGTTGGTGAATGGAGAAATAG ACTCAGCCAAAGGCTTTGAATATGACAACTTATACGTCCACTTTTTTCTGGAGCTGCCCCACA ATTGGTCCACTCTGCCATTCCACTCTCTCTCTGGCGTGACTCAGACATGTCGCACAAAGACCATAGGAAAG GACGACGTGGCTTTCTTCAGCTACCCTTTCAGCTTTGAGGCATTCttcaggagagaggatgagacagAGG AATCCCTCCCCCAATGGCCAGTTCTGTACTTCAAAGTCCTCTCCCTGGACTTCTGGCAGCGCTACAGAAACGAAGGCTATGGCTACCTGGTCCTTCCTTCCACCCCTG GGAAGCATACAATAACATGTCATACGTGGAGACCACTCCAGACGGGAACAGTGTCAGAACTGAGACGCTTCTTCATTGGTGGATCCCCTGAGCTGGAGGACTACAGTTACGTCAGAGTCCCAGGAACCTTcaag GGAGAGAGGCTGAGTCGCTTTGGCTTCCGCACACAGACCACAGGCAGCGTCACCTTCAACCTCCATTGTATCCAGCACGCCAG GGCATTTGTTGATGCCAGCACCTTGAAGAAGAGGAGGCAGAGTGTTCTGGACCAGCTGGGAGGCTTCAGTCAGCAAGGTTCTGTCTATAATGTCCTGG AGGCATTCCAGAGGGCCAGGAGACGGATGCAGGAGGCCAGAGAGAGTCTTCCCAGAGATCTCATAAACACTACAGCCCAACAAAACTCTGAGTCCACTGCATAG
- the LOC120044348 gene encoding frizzled-9-like isoform X3, with protein sequence MTRMPNFMKYESQAEASIKLNEFAPLVEYGCDVHLRFFLCSLYVPMCTDKVSTTIPACRPMCEQARQKCSPIMEKFSFGWPDSLDCSKLPTKNNPNSLCMEAPENDTKQEIKKGEGMLPVPPRPRQPGPGTSGHSGNSLGSCENPEKFQYVEKSQSCAPRCSSVVDVFWSRQDKDFAFIWMAVWSTLCFISTAFTVLTFLLDPQRFQYPERPIIFLSMCYNVYSVAFVIRSVAGAENIACDRENGELYVIQEGLESTGCTIVFLILYYFGMASSIWWVILTLTWFLAAGKKWGHEAIEAHSSYFHMAAWGIPAMKTIVILTMRKVAGDELTGLCYVGSMDVNALTGFVLIPLSCYLIIGTSFILTGFVALFHIRKIMKTGGTNTEKLEKLMVKIGVFSILYTVPATCVIICYFYERLNMGYWKFQALENKLFMLKIFMSLVVGITSGVWVWSSKTLQTWQGLCNRKLSVRTSRKPCSSVSCSTSHCHYKSPAVVLHMAKTDSYLESPTHV encoded by the exons ATGACAAGAATGCCCAACTTCATGAAATACGAAAGCCAAGCAGAGGCCAGCATCAAACTGAATGAGTTTGCCCCTCTAGTGGAATACGGCTGTGACGTGCACCTGCGCTTTTTCCTCTGCTCCCTCTACGTCCCCATGTGCACTGACAAAGTGTCCACCACCATACCTGCCTGCCGACCAATGTGTGAGCAGGCCAGGCAGAAGTGCTCTCCCATCATGGAGAAATTCAGCTTTGGCTGGCCTGACTCACTGGACTGCTCCAAGCTGCCCACTAAAAACAACCCCAACTCGTTGTGCATGGAGGCGCCTGAGAATGACACCAAGCAGGAGATCAAGAAGGGGGAGGGCATGCTACCGGTGCCCCCCAGACCCAGGCAGCCCGGCCCGGGTACCAGCGGGCACTCGGGCAACAGCCTGGGTTCCTGCGAGAACCCAGAGAAGTTCCAGTACGTGGAGAAGAGCCAGTCATGTGCCCCGCGCTGCTCCTCGGTGGTGGACGTGTTCTGGTCGCGGCAGGACAAGGACTTTGCCTTCATCTGGATGGCGGTGTGGTCCACACTCTGCTTCATCTCCACCGCCTTCACTGTCCTCACCTTCCTGCTGGACCCGCAGCGCTTTCAGTACCCGGAGCGGCCCATCATCTTCCTCTCCATGTGTTACAACGTCTACTCGGTGGCCTTCGTCATCCGCTCGGTGGCCGGGGCCGAGAACATCGCCTGCGACCGGGAGAATGGCGAGCTCTACGTCATCCAGGAGGGGCTGGAGTCTACGGGCTGCACCATCGTCTTCCTCATCCTCTACTACTTTGGTATGGCTTCATCTATCTGGTGGGTCATCCTCACACTCACCTGGTTCCTGGCTGCTGGCAAGAAGTGGGGCCACGAGGCCATCGAGGCCCACAGCAGCTACTTCCACATGGCCGCCTGGGGCATCCCAGCCATGAAGACCATCGTCATCCTAACTATGAGGAAGGTGGCAGGGGACGAGCTGACGGGGCTGTGTTATGTGGGCAGCATGGACGTTAACGCACTGACCGGCTTCGTGCTCATCCCTCTGTCCTGCTACCTGATCATTGGCACCTCTTTCATCCTCACGGGCTTCGTGGCGCTCTTCCACATCCGGAAGATAATGAAGACGGGCGGCACCAACACGGAGAAGCTGGAGAAACTCATGGTGAAGATCGGTGTGTTCTCCATCCTGTACACGGTGCCCGCCACCTGCGTCATCATCTGCTACTTCTACGAGAGGCTCAACATGGGGTACTGGAAGTTCCAGGCGCTGGAGAACAAGT TGTTCATGCTGAAGATCTTCATGTCTCTGGTGGTGGGCATCACCAGCGGTGTGTGGGTTTGGAGTTCCAAGACCCTGCAGACCTGGCAGGGCCTGTGCAACAGGAAGCTGTCGGTGCGGACTAGCAGGAAGCCTTGTAGCAGCGTCAGCTGCAGCACCTCCCACTGTCACTACAAGTCCCCAGCCGTGGTGCTCCACATGGCCAAAACAGACTCTTACCTAGAGAGCCCCACACACGTCTAA
- the LOC120044348 gene encoding frizzled-9-like isoform X2 has protein sequence MTRMPNFMKYESQAEASIKLNEFAPLVEYGCDVHLRFFLCSLYVPMCTDKVSTTIPACRPMCEQARQKCSPIMEKFSFGWPDSLDCSKLPTKNNPNSLCMEAPENDTKQEIKKGEGMLPVPPRPRQPGPGTSGHSGNSLGSCENPEKFQYVEKSQSCAPRCSSVVDVFWSRQDKDFAFIWMAVWSTLCFISTAFTVLTFLLDPQRFQYPERPIIFLSMCYNVYSVAFVIRSVAGAENIACDRENGELYVIQEGLESTGCTIVFLILYYFGMASSIWWVILTLTWFLAAGKKWGHEAIEAHSSYFHMAAWGIPAMKTIVILTMRKVAGDELTGLCYVGSMDVNALTGFVLIPLSCYLIIGTSFILTGFVALFHIRKIMKTGGTNTEKLEKLMVKIGVFSILYTVPATCVIICYFYERLNMGYWKFQESVPTVAVFMLKIFMSLVVGITSGVWVWSSKTLQTWQGLCNRKLSVRTSRKPCSSVSCSTSHCHYKSPAVVLHMAKTDSYLESPTHV, from the exons ATGACAAGAATGCCCAACTTCATGAAATACGAAAGCCAAGCAGAGGCCAGCATCAAACTGAATGAGTTTGCCCCTCTAGTGGAATACGGCTGTGACGTGCACCTGCGCTTTTTCCTCTGCTCCCTCTACGTCCCCATGTGCACTGACAAAGTGTCCACCACCATACCTGCCTGCCGACCAATGTGTGAGCAGGCCAGGCAGAAGTGCTCTCCCATCATGGAGAAATTCAGCTTTGGCTGGCCTGACTCACTGGACTGCTCCAAGCTGCCCACTAAAAACAACCCCAACTCGTTGTGCATGGAGGCGCCTGAGAATGACACCAAGCAGGAGATCAAGAAGGGGGAGGGCATGCTACCGGTGCCCCCCAGACCCAGGCAGCCCGGCCCGGGTACCAGCGGGCACTCGGGCAACAGCCTGGGTTCCTGCGAGAACCCAGAGAAGTTCCAGTACGTGGAGAAGAGCCAGTCATGTGCCCCGCGCTGCTCCTCGGTGGTGGACGTGTTCTGGTCGCGGCAGGACAAGGACTTTGCCTTCATCTGGATGGCGGTGTGGTCCACACTCTGCTTCATCTCCACCGCCTTCACTGTCCTCACCTTCCTGCTGGACCCGCAGCGCTTTCAGTACCCGGAGCGGCCCATCATCTTCCTCTCCATGTGTTACAACGTCTACTCGGTGGCCTTCGTCATCCGCTCGGTGGCCGGGGCCGAGAACATCGCCTGCGACCGGGAGAATGGCGAGCTCTACGTCATCCAGGAGGGGCTGGAGTCTACGGGCTGCACCATCGTCTTCCTCATCCTCTACTACTTTGGTATGGCTTCATCTATCTGGTGGGTCATCCTCACACTCACCTGGTTCCTGGCTGCTGGCAAGAAGTGGGGCCACGAGGCCATCGAGGCCCACAGCAGCTACTTCCACATGGCCGCCTGGGGCATCCCAGCCATGAAGACCATCGTCATCCTAACTATGAGGAAGGTGGCAGGGGACGAGCTGACGGGGCTGTGTTATGTGGGCAGCATGGACGTTAACGCACTGACCGGCTTCGTGCTCATCCCTCTGTCCTGCTACCTGATCATTGGCACCTCTTTCATCCTCACGGGCTTCGTGGCGCTCTTCCACATCCGGAAGATAATGAAGACGGGCGGCACCAACACGGAGAAGCTGGAGAAACTCATGGTGAAGATCGGTGTGTTCTCCATCCTGTACACGGTGCCCGCCACCTGCGTCATCATCTGCTACTTCTACGAGAGGCTCAACATGGGGTACTGGAAGTTCCAG GAGTCGGTGCCCACCGTGGCAGTGTTCATGCTGAAGATCTTCATGTCTCTGGTGGTGGGCATCACCAGCGGTGTGTGGGTTTGGAGTTCCAAGACCCTGCAGACCTGGCAGGGCCTGTGCAACAGGAAGCTGTCGGTGCGGACTAGCAGGAAGCCTTGTAGCAGCGTCAGCTGCAGCACCTCCCACTGTCACTACAAGTCCCCAGCCGTGGTGCTCCACATGGCCAAAACAGACTCTTACCTAGAGAGCCCCACACACGTCTAA
- the LOC120044348 gene encoding frizzled-9-like isoform X1, with translation MYIFHLRIAILLWCQLVIAASSLDIGAYDIERGRPAKCEPITIPMCQGIGYNMTRMPNFMKYESQAEASIKLNEFAPLVEYGCDVHLRFFLCSLYVPMCTDKVSTTIPACRPMCEQARQKCSPIMEKFSFGWPDSLDCSKLPTKNNPNSLCMEAPENDTKQEIKKGEGMLPVPPRPRQPGPGTSGHSGNSLGSCENPEKFQYVEKSQSCAPRCSSVVDVFWSRQDKDFAFIWMAVWSTLCFISTAFTVLTFLLDPQRFQYPERPIIFLSMCYNVYSVAFVIRSVAGAENIACDRENGELYVIQEGLESTGCTIVFLILYYFGMASSIWWVILTLTWFLAAGKKWGHEAIEAHSSYFHMAAWGIPAMKTIVILTMRKVAGDELTGLCYVGSMDVNALTGFVLIPLSCYLIIGTSFILTGFVALFHIRKIMKTGGTNTEKLEKLMVKIGVFSILYTVPATCVIICYFYERLNMGYWKFQALENKCVSFPGRRHEDCSLEESVPTVAVFMLKIFMSLVVGITSGVWVWSSKTLQTWQGLCNRKLSVRTSRKPCSSVSCSTSHCHYKSPAVVLHMAKTDSYLESPTHV, from the coding sequence ATGTATATTTTTCATTTGAGGATTGCCATTTTACTCTGGTGCCAACTTGTTATTGCTGCATCCAGTTTGGATATCGGAGCATATGATATAGAGAGGGGCAGACCTGCAAAATGTGAACCCATCACCATTCCCATGTGCCAGGGCATTGGCTACAATATGACAAGAATGCCCAACTTCATGAAATACGAAAGCCAAGCAGAGGCCAGCATCAAACTGAATGAGTTTGCCCCTCTAGTGGAATACGGCTGTGACGTGCACCTGCGCTTTTTCCTCTGCTCCCTCTACGTCCCCATGTGCACTGACAAAGTGTCCACCACCATACCTGCCTGCCGACCAATGTGTGAGCAGGCCAGGCAGAAGTGCTCTCCCATCATGGAGAAATTCAGCTTTGGCTGGCCTGACTCACTGGACTGCTCCAAGCTGCCCACTAAAAACAACCCCAACTCGTTGTGCATGGAGGCGCCTGAGAATGACACCAAGCAGGAGATCAAGAAGGGGGAGGGCATGCTACCGGTGCCCCCCAGACCCAGGCAGCCCGGCCCGGGTACCAGCGGGCACTCGGGCAACAGCCTGGGTTCCTGCGAGAACCCAGAGAAGTTCCAGTACGTGGAGAAGAGCCAGTCATGTGCCCCGCGCTGCTCCTCGGTGGTGGACGTGTTCTGGTCGCGGCAGGACAAGGACTTTGCCTTCATCTGGATGGCGGTGTGGTCCACACTCTGCTTCATCTCCACCGCCTTCACTGTCCTCACCTTCCTGCTGGACCCGCAGCGCTTTCAGTACCCGGAGCGGCCCATCATCTTCCTCTCCATGTGTTACAACGTCTACTCGGTGGCCTTCGTCATCCGCTCGGTGGCCGGGGCCGAGAACATCGCCTGCGACCGGGAGAATGGCGAGCTCTACGTCATCCAGGAGGGGCTGGAGTCTACGGGCTGCACCATCGTCTTCCTCATCCTCTACTACTTTGGTATGGCTTCATCTATCTGGTGGGTCATCCTCACACTCACCTGGTTCCTGGCTGCTGGCAAGAAGTGGGGCCACGAGGCCATCGAGGCCCACAGCAGCTACTTCCACATGGCCGCCTGGGGCATCCCAGCCATGAAGACCATCGTCATCCTAACTATGAGGAAGGTGGCAGGGGACGAGCTGACGGGGCTGTGTTATGTGGGCAGCATGGACGTTAACGCACTGACCGGCTTCGTGCTCATCCCTCTGTCCTGCTACCTGATCATTGGCACCTCTTTCATCCTCACGGGCTTCGTGGCGCTCTTCCACATCCGGAAGATAATGAAGACGGGCGGCACCAACACGGAGAAGCTGGAGAAACTCATGGTGAAGATCGGTGTGTTCTCCATCCTGTACACGGTGCCCGCCACCTGCGTCATCATCTGCTACTTCTACGAGAGGCTCAACATGGGGTACTGGAAGTTCCAGGCGCTGGAGAACAAGTGTGTGTCGTTCCCCGGGCGCCGGCATGAGGACTGCTCACTGGAGGAGTCGGTGCCCACCGTGGCAGTGTTCATGCTGAAGATCTTCATGTCTCTGGTGGTGGGCATCACCAGCGGTGTGTGGGTTTGGAGTTCCAAGACCCTGCAGACCTGGCAGGGCCTGTGCAACAGGAAGCTGTCGGTGCGGACTAGCAGGAAGCCTTGTAGCAGCGTCAGCTGCAGCACCTCCCACTGTCACTACAAGTCCCCAGCCGTGGTGCTCCACATGGCCAAAACAGACTCTTACCTAGAGAGCCCCACACACGTCTAA